From the genome of Acipenser ruthenus chromosome 14, fAciRut3.2 maternal haplotype, whole genome shotgun sequence, one region includes:
- the LOC117419972 gene encoding G-protein coupled receptor 22-like isoform X1 — translation MFLNSARWQKRGLVNTSKIGLLQTCVRMLFQSSFIPRIMHSPPVLEATMKSEYNVTVPDDTDSIRSNMNQALPYPLSFQVSLTGFLMMEIVLGLSSNLTVLVLYCMKSNLINSVSNIVTMNLHVLDVIICVGCIPLTIVVVLLSQESNTALICCFHEACVSFASVATAVNVLTITLDRYDISVKPANRILTMGRTVMLLTLIWIVSLVSFLIPFMEVRFFNFQPENMGQNQTLSSTDINQYYTEQGLYYHLLAQIPIFIFTAIVMLITYYKILQALNIRIGTRFSTVQKKKARKKKTISLTTKRETIDVSQSSTGRNVMFGVRTSVSVIIALRRAVKRHRERRERQRRVFKMSLLIISTFLLCWTPITILNSVILCVGPSDLLVRLRLGFLVMAYGTTIFHPLLYAFTRQKFQKVLKSKMKKRVVSIVEAEPLPNNAVIHNSWIDPKRNKKVTFEDKEARQKCLAATQVGE, via the exons ATGTTCTTAAATTCGGCACGCTGGCAGAAAAGGGGGCTGGTGAATACATCCAAAATTGGACTACTTCAAACATGTGTGAGGATGCTTTTCCAAAGCAGTTTCATTCCAAG GATAATGCATTCCCCCCCAGTGCTGGAAGCCACCATGAAGTCGGAATACAACGTCACTGTACCAGACGATACAGACTCCATCCGCAGCAACATGAATCAAGCCTTGCCATACCCACTGAGCTTTCAGGTTTCACTTACTGGCTTTCTCATGATGGAAATTGTTTTGGGCCTCAGCAGCAACCTGACTGTGCTCGTCCTCTACTGCATGAAGTCCAACTTGATCAACTCTGTCAGTAACATTGTCACAATGAACTTGCATGTGCTGGATGTCATCATCTGTGTGGGCTGCATTCCCCTAACCATTGTTGTTGTTCTGCTTTCCCAAGAAAGCAACACTGCTCTGATCTGCTGCTTTCACGAGGCTTGTGTGTCTTTTGCTAGTGTTGCGACCGCAGTCAATGTTCTTACCATCACACTGGACCGGTACGATATTTCGGTGAAGCCAGCAAACCGAATTCTGACCATGGGAAGGACAGTGATGCTACTTACGCTAATCTGGATTGTGTCCTTGGTTAGTTTTCTGATACCATTCATGGAGGTCAGATTTTTTAACTTTCAACCTGAAAACATGGGGCAAAACCAGACCCTCTCCAGTACCGATATAAACCAATACTACACGGAACAGGGACTGTATTATCACCTCCTTGCGCAGATCCCCATTTTCATTTTCACTGCCATTGTAATGTTGATCACTTACTACAAAATACTGCAGGCTTTGAACATAAGGATTGGCACCAGGTTTTCAACAGTGCAGAAGAAAAAAGCCAGAAAGAAAAAGACAATTTCTCTGACCACAAAGCGCGAGACCATAGACGTGTCACAAAGCAGTACGGGACGCAATGTCATGTTTGGTGTACGAACTTCTGTTTCAGTTATAATTGCTCTCAGAAGGGCAGTGAAACGTCACAGAGAGCGTCGAGAAAGGCAAAGGAGGGTCTTTAAGATGTCCCTCTTGATAATCTCCACATTCCTTCTTTGTTGGACACCTATTACCATTTTAAATTCTGTCATTTTATGTGTAGGCCCCAGTGACCTGTTGGTAAGGTTAAGACTTGGGTTTCTCGTCATGGCCTATGGAACTACCATATTTCACCCTTTGTTGTATGCTTTTACAAGACAGAAATTCCAAAAGGTCCTCAAAAGCAAAATGAAGAAGCGAGTTGTGTCCATTGTGGAGGCAGAGCCCTTGCCAAATAATGCAGTCATTCACAATTCTTGGATTGACCCAAAACGGAACAAAAAGGTGACTTTTGAAGACAAAGAGGCAAGACAGAAATGTCTGGCAGCTACTCAAGTTGGAGAATAA
- the LOC117419972 gene encoding G-protein coupled receptor 22-like isoform X2 has translation MHSPPVLEATMKSEYNVTVPDDTDSIRSNMNQALPYPLSFQVSLTGFLMMEIVLGLSSNLTVLVLYCMKSNLINSVSNIVTMNLHVLDVIICVGCIPLTIVVVLLSQESNTALICCFHEACVSFASVATAVNVLTITLDRYDISVKPANRILTMGRTVMLLTLIWIVSLVSFLIPFMEVRFFNFQPENMGQNQTLSSTDINQYYTEQGLYYHLLAQIPIFIFTAIVMLITYYKILQALNIRIGTRFSTVQKKKARKKKTISLTTKRETIDVSQSSTGRNVMFGVRTSVSVIIALRRAVKRHRERRERQRRVFKMSLLIISTFLLCWTPITILNSVILCVGPSDLLVRLRLGFLVMAYGTTIFHPLLYAFTRQKFQKVLKSKMKKRVVSIVEAEPLPNNAVIHNSWIDPKRNKKVTFEDKEARQKCLAATQVGE, from the coding sequence ATGCATTCCCCCCCAGTGCTGGAAGCCACCATGAAGTCGGAATACAACGTCACTGTACCAGACGATACAGACTCCATCCGCAGCAACATGAATCAAGCCTTGCCATACCCACTGAGCTTTCAGGTTTCACTTACTGGCTTTCTCATGATGGAAATTGTTTTGGGCCTCAGCAGCAACCTGACTGTGCTCGTCCTCTACTGCATGAAGTCCAACTTGATCAACTCTGTCAGTAACATTGTCACAATGAACTTGCATGTGCTGGATGTCATCATCTGTGTGGGCTGCATTCCCCTAACCATTGTTGTTGTTCTGCTTTCCCAAGAAAGCAACACTGCTCTGATCTGCTGCTTTCACGAGGCTTGTGTGTCTTTTGCTAGTGTTGCGACCGCAGTCAATGTTCTTACCATCACACTGGACCGGTACGATATTTCGGTGAAGCCAGCAAACCGAATTCTGACCATGGGAAGGACAGTGATGCTACTTACGCTAATCTGGATTGTGTCCTTGGTTAGTTTTCTGATACCATTCATGGAGGTCAGATTTTTTAACTTTCAACCTGAAAACATGGGGCAAAACCAGACCCTCTCCAGTACCGATATAAACCAATACTACACGGAACAGGGACTGTATTATCACCTCCTTGCGCAGATCCCCATTTTCATTTTCACTGCCATTGTAATGTTGATCACTTACTACAAAATACTGCAGGCTTTGAACATAAGGATTGGCACCAGGTTTTCAACAGTGCAGAAGAAAAAAGCCAGAAAGAAAAAGACAATTTCTCTGACCACAAAGCGCGAGACCATAGACGTGTCACAAAGCAGTACGGGACGCAATGTCATGTTTGGTGTACGAACTTCTGTTTCAGTTATAATTGCTCTCAGAAGGGCAGTGAAACGTCACAGAGAGCGTCGAGAAAGGCAAAGGAGGGTCTTTAAGATGTCCCTCTTGATAATCTCCACATTCCTTCTTTGTTGGACACCTATTACCATTTTAAATTCTGTCATTTTATGTGTAGGCCCCAGTGACCTGTTGGTAAGGTTAAGACTTGGGTTTCTCGTCATGGCCTATGGAACTACCATATTTCACCCTTTGTTGTATGCTTTTACAAGACAGAAATTCCAAAAGGTCCTCAAAAGCAAAATGAAGAAGCGAGTTGTGTCCATTGTGGAGGCAGAGCCCTTGCCAAATAATGCAGTCATTCACAATTCTTGGATTGACCCAAAACGGAACAAAAAGGTGACTTTTGAAGACAAAGAGGCAAGACAGAAATGTCTGGCAGCTACTCAAGTTGGAGAATAA